The following are encoded in a window of Primulina eburnea isolate SZY01 chromosome 4, ASM2296580v1, whole genome shotgun sequence genomic DNA:
- the LOC140828947 gene encoding nuclear transcription factor Y subunit B-3-like gives MADSDSESWGNRDGNSQNEGSQRELDKFLPIANVSRIMKKALPANAKISKDAKETVQECVSEFISFITGEASDKCQREKRKTVNGDDLLWAMSTLGFEDYVEPLKIYLQRFRDTEGEKTALAGRETGGPVGGYEGAYGVMGGHQIQGPVYGYGPDGGSGYHVGPGSSTPGGRSR, from the coding sequence ATGGCGGATTCCGATAGCGAATCATGGGGAAACAGGGACGGAAACTCACAGAACGAAGGCTCTCAGAGGGAACTGGACAAGTTTCTTCCGATCGCTAACGTCAGCAGGATCATGAAGAAAGCGCTGCCAGCGAACGCCAAGATATCGAAAGACGCGAAGGAGACGGTGCAGGAATGCGTCTCCGAGTTCATAAGCTTCATCACCGGCGAGGCGTCCGACAAGTGTCAGCGGGAGAAGAGGAAGACGGTCAACGGCGACGATTTGCTCTGGGCGATGTCCACTCTAGGGTTCGAGGACTACGTTGAACCGCTGAAGATTTACTTGCAGAGGTTTAGGGATACGGAGGGGGAGAAGACCGCGCTAGCAGGAAGAGAGACCGGTGGTCCGGTGGGAGGTTACGAAGGTGCATATGGTGTGATGGGCGGGCATCAGATTCAGGGACCTGTTTACGGGTACGGTCCGGATGGTGGGTCTGGTTACCATGTCGGACCCGGGTCGTCCACCCCCGGTGGGAGATCAAGGTAG
- the LOC140828948 gene encoding fasciclin-like arabinogalactan protein 1, protein MQLRGGAAAVFLAVLIVFPTTDAFNVTSMLDKHPEFSTFNHYLSVTQLAPEINRRRTITVCVVDNPGMADLLAKHLTLGGIKNVLSYHVLLDYFDAKKLHQITDGSALAATMYQATGSATGSSGFVNITDLSRGKVGFSPEDNGGNVSATFVKSVEAQPYDISIIQISNLLPSYEAEAPAPAPSQVNITKLMSAHGCKVFADTLAGSPAESTFEGNIDSGLTIFCPGDEAMKSFLPKYKNLTAGDQQSLLEYHAMPIYESLPGLRSNNGLTSTLATVGNKFVFTVQNDGTEVTIITKLVTAKVINTVVDNQPLAIYQVNKVLIPPELSKLGGLAPAPAPGPAAESPKSSKSKHKSPPAPPGPSESPADGPDGDVADQNSSGAEMVQIGGGILGALILTVWSTFLQL, encoded by the coding sequence ATGCAGCTCCGGGGCGGTGCCGCCGCGGTCTTCCTTGCCGTCTTGATTGTCTTTCCCACCACCGATGCGTTCAACGTCACCTCCATGCTAGATAAACATCCTGAATTCTCAACCTTCAACCACTACTTATCCGTTACCCAGCTGGCGCCGGAGATCAACCGGCGGAGGACCATCACCGTGTGCGTGGTGGACAATCCAGGGATGGCAGATCTGCTCGCCAAACACCTCACTCTCGGCGGGATAAAGAATGTCCTCTCATACCACGTTCTGCTCGACTACTTCGACGCCAAGAAGCTCCACCAGATCACCGACGGAAGCGCACTGGCCGCTACCATGTACCAAGCCACCGGCTCCGCCACTGGCTCATCCGGTTTCGTTAATATAACCGATCTCAGCCGTGGGAAAGTGGGTTTCTCTCCCGAGGACAATGGGGGCAATGTTTCAGCTACATTCGTCAAGTCTGTCGAAGCTCAACCGTACGACATCTCCATCATTCAGATCTCCAACCTCTTGCCGTCATATGAAGCCGAGGCCCCGGCGCCGGCTCCGAGCCAGGTGAATATCACGAAACTGATGTCGGCTCACGGCTGCAAGGTCTTCGCCGATACCCTTGCGGGTAGTCCTGCTGAATCCACGTTCGAAGGAAATATCGATAGTGGATTGACAATATTTTGCCCCGGGGATGAAGCCATGAAATCTTTCCTGCCAAAATACAAGAACTTAACAGCAGGAGATCAACAATCTTTACTCGAATACCACGCAATGCCGATTTACGAATCATTGCCTGGCTTGAGATCCAACAATGGCCTCACCAGCACCCTAGCCACCGTAGGAAACAAGTTCGTATTCACCGTGCAGAATGATGGCACCGAAGTCACAATAATAACAAAACTCGTAACCGCCAAGGTTATAAACACTGTAGTGGATAACCAGCCTCTGGCTATCTACCAAGTGAACAAGGTTTTGATACCGCCGGAATTGTCCAAACTTGGTGGGCTGGCTCCAGCTCCCGCCCCTGGTCCTGCAGCCGAGTCACCcaagtcttcaaaaagtaagCACAAGTCTCCGCCGGCTCCTCCTGGCCCGTCGGAATCTCCGGCGGATGGTCCCGACGGAGATGTGGCTGATCAGAATTCGAGTGGTGCTGAAATGGTCCAAATTGGCGGTGGAATTTTGGGAGCCTTGATTCTCACCGTGTGGTCTACGTTTTTACAGCTTTAG